The following proteins are encoded in a genomic region of Comamonas resistens:
- a CDS encoding SMI1/KNR4 family protein, translating into MQILFPNPFGAQPAPEKDIQALQAHIGFSESYADFLRTQNGFSVLTMEESADISAHIRPSPVQSEERYANLRVLNSFAAQDPYYDLESEQADFLLADWFLNIGSDPAGNPFVEVLHGRHKGKIGSLDHDLFAGAENRQEFLDEMELGHIAALSLAEQADALCDDSLGLIWFHARDMSAFTAHCIYCDETFWGFVVDEPGI; encoded by the coding sequence ATGCAAATCCTCTTTCCCAATCCCTTTGGAGCCCAACCCGCCCCGGAGAAGGACATCCAGGCCCTGCAGGCCCATATTGGCTTTTCCGAGTCCTATGCCGACTTTCTGCGCACGCAAAACGGGTTCTCCGTGCTGACCATGGAAGAGTCTGCCGATATCAGCGCGCATATCCGGCCCAGCCCTGTGCAAAGCGAGGAGCGCTACGCCAATCTGCGGGTGCTCAACAGCTTTGCCGCGCAAGACCCGTATTACGACCTGGAGTCCGAGCAAGCCGACTTTCTGCTGGCCGACTGGTTTCTCAACATCGGCAGCGACCCGGCGGGCAACCCTTTTGTCGAAGTGCTGCACGGCCGCCACAAAGGCAAGATCGGCAGCCTCGATCACGACCTGTTTGCAGGGGCAGAGAATCGGCAGGAGTTTCTCGACGAAATGGAACTGGGCCATATCGCAGCACTGAGCCTGGCCGAGCAGGCCGATGCACTGTGCGACGACTCGCTGGGGCTGATCTGGTTTCACGCCCGCGATATGAGCGCCTTTACCGCGCACTGCATCTACTGCGATGAGACTTTCTGGGGCT
- a CDS encoding acyl-CoA thioesterase, producing the protein MNTPSHQLSMTVLMSPDMANFSGNVHGGAILKLLDQVAYACASRYAGRYVVTLSVDQVMFLQPIHVGELVTFLASVNHTGKSSMEIGIKVIAEEIRSQVVRHVNSCFFTMVAVDDDKKPAPVPPLQLQTDEEKRRWQAAIIRKELRKDMAERFAQTRVTGGSVTPSV; encoded by the coding sequence ATGAATACACCATCCCACCAGCTGAGCATGACCGTGCTCATGTCGCCCGACATGGCCAATTTTTCCGGCAATGTGCACGGCGGCGCCATTCTGAAGCTGCTTGACCAGGTTGCCTATGCCTGCGCCAGCCGCTATGCGGGCCGCTATGTCGTGACGCTGAGTGTGGATCAGGTGATGTTTCTGCAACCCATTCATGTGGGCGAGCTGGTGACTTTTCTGGCCAGCGTGAACCATACGGGCAAGTCATCCATGGAAATCGGCATCAAGGTGATTGCCGAGGAGATTCGCAGCCAGGTGGTGCGCCACGTGAACAGCTGCTTCTTCACCATGGTGGCCGTGGACGATGACAAAAAGCCTGCCCCCGTGCCGCCGCTGCAGCTGCAGACCGACGAAGAAAAGCGCCGCTGGCAGGCCGCCATCATCCGCAAGGAACTGCGCAAGGACATGGCAGAGCGCTTTGCCCAGACCCGTGTGACCGGCGGCAGCGTCACGCCCTCGGTCTGA